Proteins found in one uncultured Desulfuromonas sp. genomic segment:
- the feoB gene encoding ferrous iron transport protein B, which yields MQSCHVAFAGNPNAGKTTLFNNVTGSRQHVGNYPGITVERKEGRLIHQQTELNIVDLPGCYSLTAYTQEELVARQVLVEERPELVVNVVDATKLERHLYLTIQFMELGVPILLALNMMDDVRNKGMSIDLKKLAKGLGCPVVGTVARSGEGKPELLDRITEAAEDTTTWQPLQISYGPDIDPVLETLIAKIEQHQFLTQRYPSRWLAIKYLEDDEQIIEQGRKENVAIADELSNIVDNLRDHCAKTLNSFPEAIIADYRYGFIHSLLKRGIVTYPEEVQRMDLTDNLDKVLTHKIFGPTLMMSLLYLMFQITFTLGDYPLQALEFLFSWLGRTVGGWLPDGGYLQSLVVSGIIDGVGGVLSFVPLIVIMFIMIAFLEDCGYMARVAYMMDKVFRTFGLHGSSVMPFIISGGIAGGCAVPGVMAARTLRSPREKLATILTAPFMPCGAKIPVFLLLIGAFFSEYRPLIMFGITLTAWIMALLVARLLRSTLIRGESTPFVMELPPYRWPTVQGIFIHTWERTWEYIKKAGTVILAISILLWLAMTFPRPDHSQTEAFNLQRSQLQQQLATASSPEKIADIKKQLTETSHRQSLEALKSSAAGQLGKMLEPVSSWAGFNWRTNIALIGGVAAKEVIVSTLGTAYSLGDVNTDEPASLIERIAKDDDWNRISAISAILFVLLYAPCFVTIVVMARETTWRWACFALFFNTSIAFGLATLVYQIGLRLSLI from the coding sequence ATGCAATCCTGCCACGTCGCATTTGCCGGCAATCCAAATGCCGGCAAAACGACCTTATTTAATAATGTCACCGGCTCCCGACAACATGTCGGCAACTACCCCGGCATCACCGTCGAACGCAAAGAAGGGCGCCTGATTCATCAGCAAACCGAGCTAAATATCGTCGATCTGCCCGGATGCTACTCATTAACAGCCTATACCCAGGAGGAACTGGTTGCTCGGCAAGTCCTGGTAGAGGAGCGCCCGGAGCTGGTGGTCAACGTTGTTGATGCCACCAAACTTGAACGGCACCTTTACCTGACTATCCAGTTTATGGAACTTGGAGTCCCAATTCTCCTGGCTTTGAACATGATGGACGATGTCCGCAACAAGGGGATGTCCATTGACCTGAAAAAGCTGGCCAAAGGCTTAGGCTGTCCGGTGGTGGGTACCGTGGCACGCAGCGGTGAGGGCAAACCGGAACTGCTGGATCGCATTACAGAAGCGGCGGAAGACACGACCACCTGGCAGCCACTGCAGATCTCCTACGGCCCGGACATTGATCCAGTACTGGAAACACTCATCGCGAAAATCGAGCAGCACCAGTTTCTGACCCAGCGCTACCCCTCGCGATGGCTGGCCATCAAATACCTCGAAGATGATGAGCAGATTATTGAACAGGGGCGTAAAGAAAACGTAGCCATTGCCGACGAACTGAGCAACATCGTCGACAATTTACGTGATCACTGTGCAAAAACGCTCAACTCGTTTCCTGAAGCAATCATTGCCGACTACCGTTACGGCTTTATCCACTCCTTACTCAAACGGGGCATTGTCACCTACCCTGAAGAGGTCCAACGAATGGACCTGACCGACAACCTGGACAAGGTTCTGACCCACAAAATTTTCGGCCCCACCCTGATGATGTCTCTGCTCTACCTGATGTTTCAAATCACATTTACCTTGGGGGATTACCCTCTTCAAGCCCTCGAATTTCTCTTTTCGTGGCTGGGCAGAACTGTTGGCGGGTGGTTGCCGGACGGTGGCTATCTGCAGTCGCTTGTCGTCTCCGGGATTATCGACGGTGTCGGCGGCGTGCTGAGCTTTGTGCCGCTCATTGTCATCATGTTCATCATGATCGCGTTTTTAGAGGATTGTGGCTACATGGCCCGGGTGGCCTACATGATGGATAAGGTTTTCCGCACCTTCGGCCTGCATGGCAGTTCAGTCATGCCGTTTATCATCTCCGGCGGCATTGCCGGCGGCTGTGCGGTTCCAGGTGTTATGGCGGCACGCACCCTGCGCAGTCCCCGGGAGAAACTTGCGACCATCCTCACCGCTCCATTTATGCCCTGCGGTGCCAAAATTCCGGTTTTTCTATTGTTGATCGGCGCATTCTTTTCCGAATACCGACCTCTGATTATGTTCGGAATCACGCTGACGGCTTGGATCATGGCATTGCTGGTGGCGCGTCTGCTGCGTTCCACCCTAATCCGCGGCGAGTCAACGCCGTTTGTCATGGAACTGCCCCCTTACCGTTGGCCGACAGTGCAGGGCATCTTTATCCATACGTGGGAACGCACTTGGGAATACATAAAAAAAGCTGGCACCGTCATTCTGGCCATCTCCATCTTGCTTTGGCTGGCGATGACCTTTCCTCGTCCTGACCACAGCCAAACGGAAGCCTTCAACCTTCAGAGAAGCCAACTGCAACAGCAACTGGCCACAGCGTCCTCACCAGAGAAGATTGCCGACATCAAAAAGCAACTCACAGAGACTTCACACCGGCAGAGTCTTGAAGCCCTCAAATCCTCTGCCGCCGGCCAATTGGGAAAAATGCTTGAGCCGGTCAGCTCATGGGCCGGATTCAACTGGCGAACCAACATCGCCCTGATCGGTGGTGTCGCCGCAAAAGAAGTAATCGTTTCAACGTTGGGAACAGCCTACTCTCTTGGTGACGTCAACACCGATGAGCCCGCCAGCCTGATTGAGCGCATTGCCAAGGACGACGATTGGAACCGCATCAGCGCCATCAGTGCCATTCTGTTTGTTCTACTTTACGCCCCCTGTTTTGTCACGATTGTTGTCATGGCGCGTGAGACCACATGGCGCTGGGCTTGTTTTGCTCTGTTTTTCAATACCTCCATCGCCTTTGGTCTAGCCACTCTGGTTTATCAGATAGGTCTGCGTCTTTCTCTGATCTAA
- a CDS encoding EAL domain-containing protein yields the protein MATTMALLTSFLLILCSYLLWMVARQTNDKTGIRVLSVTTLLAALGLGLIQKRHLPAATISLSSLLLSVLFLFGVIRLYHSRKAPQNRIRQPFKHPEQFYAFFQHGGAGMYSYDTTGHILNANPAFCSMIGYSEQELKTMTILDITLPQERNETLNRLAQFRKKLNEPYNFEKTYLGKNGSTCIGHFTGKWIVNDDDSIYAVALVQDITEHKNADQAVLKEREFLQTVIDGVADPIMAISTDHHVILANRAAREAFPERALQPGPTLCYQLSHGSDSPCTDNNHKCPLSQVLKTGKEAREIHEHLRAGREKRTYEIKASPLYNEDHSICGIIETSRDLTDILNSEAELNEKTQHLHFVTTHDQLTHLPNKELFFDRLQRATFKTLRSTLFTALLFIDLDRFKHINDSLGHEIGDQLLQEVAKRLSTSVRKTDTLARMGGDEFLIIIEEIKELSHVSTVAKNFMETIRPPYTIDGHELFITPSMGISLAPTDALHPKELLAFAEIAMYQAKGLGGNKYQFYTAEMNSRAKKRIELESYLRKAVNQNQFTLYYQPQFDIQTGNLVGCEALLRWQHPEIGTILPHDFIPLAEETGVIIEIGEWVLQDACRQNKKWQQAGHSPIRMAVNISARQFREPGFLEMIERVVQTTALSPEWLELEITESILMKDIDSAINILKCLKEKGIHLAIDDFGTGYSSLSYLKRFPLSRLKIDRSFIRDITTDGNDASITKAVIALAHSMNLKVVAEGIETQEQLLFLKEKGCEVGQGYLYSPPVAKESFDSFFMDEKPDNRE from the coding sequence ATGGCCACGACAATGGCTCTACTGACATCGTTCCTACTCATCCTCTGTTCTTATCTTCTGTGGATGGTTGCGCGTCAGACGAACGACAAGACCGGCATCAGGGTCCTTTCTGTAACAACGCTCTTGGCCGCTCTCGGCTTGGGTCTAATACAAAAACGTCACCTGCCAGCAGCGACAATCAGCCTGTCAAGTCTGCTCCTGTCTGTTCTTTTTCTCTTTGGGGTCATCAGGCTCTATCATTCTCGCAAAGCCCCTCAAAACAGAATCAGACAACCGTTCAAACACCCAGAGCAGTTTTATGCGTTCTTTCAGCACGGTGGAGCGGGCATGTATTCCTATGACACAACAGGCCACATCCTCAATGCCAACCCTGCGTTTTGTTCAATGATTGGTTATTCTGAGCAAGAATTAAAAACCATGACGATCCTTGACATTACTTTGCCACAGGAGCGTAACGAAACATTAAACCGCTTGGCCCAGTTTCGTAAAAAATTAAATGAGCCGTACAATTTCGAGAAAACCTATCTTGGTAAGAACGGCTCCACCTGTATCGGCCACTTTACCGGCAAATGGATTGTCAATGATGATGATTCCATCTACGCCGTCGCTCTGGTTCAGGATATTACCGAACACAAAAATGCCGACCAGGCGGTGTTAAAAGAGCGGGAATTTCTGCAAACAGTTATCGACGGCGTTGCAGACCCGATTATGGCAATTTCAACTGACCACCATGTCATCCTGGCCAACCGAGCAGCCAGGGAGGCTTTCCCCGAACGAGCACTGCAGCCTGGACCGACCTTATGCTACCAACTTTCTCACGGGTCAGACTCGCCCTGCACGGACAACAACCATAAATGCCCACTTTCCCAAGTTTTAAAAACAGGCAAAGAAGCCCGCGAAATCCACGAGCACTTACGGGCAGGTCGAGAGAAAAGGACCTACGAAATTAAAGCTTCGCCACTGTACAATGAAGACCATTCAATCTGTGGCATTATCGAAACATCCCGAGACCTTACGGACATTCTAAACTCAGAAGCTGAACTCAATGAGAAAACACAACATCTCCACTTTGTTACAACCCACGATCAGCTGACCCACCTGCCAAATAAAGAATTATTTTTTGACCGTTTACAGCGAGCAACGTTCAAAACCCTACGCTCGACTCTATTTACAGCACTGTTGTTTATCGACCTGGACCGCTTTAAACACATCAACGATTCTCTGGGCCATGAGATCGGAGATCAACTGCTTCAAGAGGTTGCCAAACGCCTGAGCACCTCGGTGCGCAAAACAGATACCCTCGCCCGCATGGGTGGCGACGAATTTCTCATCATCATTGAAGAGATCAAGGAGCTCTCTCATGTCAGCACAGTGGCCAAGAATTTTATGGAGACGATTCGGCCTCCATATACAATTGACGGTCATGAATTATTTATCACCCCCAGCATGGGGATCAGCCTTGCGCCGACCGACGCCCTGCACCCCAAAGAGCTGCTGGCCTTTGCCGAAATTGCCATGTATCAGGCCAAAGGGCTGGGAGGCAACAAATATCAATTTTATACAGCCGAAATGAATAGCCGTGCAAAAAAACGCATTGAGTTAGAAAGCTATCTACGTAAAGCGGTAAATCAAAACCAGTTTACCCTCTACTATCAACCACAATTCGACATACAAACGGGTAATCTTGTTGGGTGCGAAGCGTTGCTTCGCTGGCAACATCCGGAAATAGGCACGATCTTACCCCACGATTTCATTCCACTCGCTGAAGAAACCGGAGTGATCATTGAGATCGGAGAATGGGTCTTACAGGACGCCTGCCGGCAGAATAAAAAATGGCAGCAAGCCGGCCACAGTCCCATCCGCATGGCCGTCAATATTTCAGCCCGCCAATTCAGAGAGCCCGGCTTTCTCGAAATGATCGAGCGCGTTGTTCAGACAACCGCGCTTAGCCCCGAATGGCTTGAACTTGAGATAACGGAAAGCATTCTCATGAAAGATATTGATTCGGCCATCAACATTCTGAAATGTCTTAAGGAAAAGGGAATCCACCTTGCTATCGATGATTTTGGTACGGGATACTCTTCTTTGAGCTATTTAAAACGCTTTCCGCTTTCTCGTTTAAAAATTGATCGGTCCTTTATCCGTGATATCACAACAGACGGCAATGACGCCTCAATTACAAAAGCCGTTATCGCACTGGCCCACAGTATGAATCTCAAGGTCGTTGCTGAGGGGATTGAAACACAAGAACAGCTCCTTTTTCTCAAGGAAAAAGGCTGTGAAGTGGGACAAGGGTACCTGTACAGCCCTCCTGTGGCCAAAGAGTCCTTTGATTCTTTTTTCATGGACGAGAAACCTGACAACCGTGAATAA
- a CDS encoding alpha/beta hydrolase: MGGRLILFPGLAADERMYAGITCSCCELVTPRLLIPQQSEPMANYARRHIDALALDVDDLIGGCSFGSLVASEIVRQQPCRGLVLLSGAVSSRAMVHQAQLLSRWSKGIPYAVIRWGLTRRWFLQRVFGGGTEAQLALGKVMIEEAPAPLVREGGRLAVSYFPEEDIVIPVFALHGTQDRVIRPPQVPGVELLDDAGHGMVVSHAGRVSQFLENVTGNCFNG, encoded by the coding sequence ATGGGCGGACGCCTTATTTTATTTCCCGGTCTGGCAGCGGATGAACGGATGTATGCAGGGATCACTTGCTCGTGTTGCGAGCTTGTGACTCCGCGCCTTCTAATTCCTCAACAGAGTGAACCCATGGCCAATTATGCCCGTCGCCATATTGACGCATTGGCCCTTGATGTGGATGACCTGATCGGGGGGTGTTCCTTTGGTAGCCTCGTGGCCAGCGAGATTGTTCGCCAGCAGCCGTGTCGAGGGCTTGTGCTGCTCAGCGGTGCAGTGTCTTCTCGGGCGATGGTGCATCAGGCTCAACTGTTAAGCCGGTGGTCAAAGGGGATTCCTTATGCTGTGATTCGCTGGGGGTTAACTCGTCGTTGGTTTCTGCAGCGTGTGTTCGGTGGTGGCACTGAAGCGCAGTTGGCACTGGGAAAGGTTATGATTGAAGAGGCGCCTGCGCCATTGGTTCGAGAAGGGGGGCGGCTGGCTGTCAGTTACTTTCCAGAGGAGGATATTGTGATTCCGGTGTTCGCTCTGCATGGCACACAGGACCGGGTGATTCGGCCACCACAGGTGCCTGGGGTGGAACTTCTTGACGATGCTGGCCATGGGATGGTGGTGAGTCATGCGGGTAGAGTGTCGCAATTTCTTGAAAATGTTACAGGTAATTGTTTTAACGGGTGA
- the serA gene encoding phosphoglycerate dehydrogenase, which produces MQVLISDNFSSAGLKLFDEAEGITADYQPGITHENLLKIINNYDALIVRGGTTVSEELIFAAKRLKIIARAGIGVENIAMDAANVKGIVVTNTPLGSTTTIAEHAVAMMMSLARLIPQAHKSMSLGKWQSAEFLGSDINDKTLGVIGGGKIGRRVIEYARGLHMHVNLYDPYLSEEVITRLGASKVSLEGLLSTADFISLHLPLTLETEQILNAETFAMVKPGCRLINCALGGLVNEDDLVNALTDGTLAGAALDTFATEPPAPDNPLLHMDNVICTPHLRAATVDAQINVTVQAARQVIDFLTNETVRNALNVPSISIDHLEAMRPYLDMAERMGLFLAQLLHMPFNAITIEYSGDLTSHPMEPMTMTLLKGFLTPIIGNRINYVNAPHVVRERGITVTETRRNVADGFSNMIELIVSGEQGSQSVRGAIFNNRECRIIGVDDYAIETIPTGHLLVVRNLDRPGVIALLGRLLAEAEVNVAMMNLSRQKSTGDAMSLVTVDQKIPEQVMEELRQHNSILSAVQIDLP; this is translated from the coding sequence TTGCAAGTTCTCATTTCAGACAACTTTTCCTCTGCCGGCTTAAAGCTTTTCGATGAGGCTGAAGGGATCACTGCAGACTATCAGCCCGGTATCACCCACGAAAATCTTCTAAAAATCATCAACAACTATGATGCCCTGATCGTTCGCGGAGGCACAACGGTCAGCGAAGAACTGATCTTTGCCGCCAAGCGGCTGAAAATCATCGCTCGCGCCGGCATCGGCGTTGAAAACATCGCCATGGACGCGGCCAACGTAAAAGGGATCGTTGTCACCAACACCCCATTGGGCAGCACCACAACAATAGCCGAACATGCCGTCGCCATGATGATGTCTCTGGCTCGGTTGATTCCTCAAGCCCATAAATCAATGAGCCTAGGAAAATGGCAGTCAGCAGAGTTTCTCGGTTCGGACATCAACGATAAAACACTGGGCGTGATCGGCGGCGGAAAAATCGGTCGTCGTGTCATTGAATACGCTCGCGGCCTGCACATGCATGTCAACCTTTACGATCCCTATCTTTCTGAAGAGGTGATTACGCGACTGGGTGCCAGCAAGGTTTCACTTGAAGGGCTTTTATCAACAGCAGATTTTATCTCGCTCCACCTGCCGTTGACCCTGGAGACGGAACAGATCCTTAACGCCGAAACCTTTGCCATGGTTAAACCCGGCTGTCGTTTGATCAACTGCGCTCTCGGTGGCTTGGTCAATGAAGACGATCTGGTCAACGCACTGACCGATGGGACCCTTGCCGGTGCAGCCCTCGATACTTTTGCAACAGAACCTCCGGCACCGGATAATCCGCTGTTGCACATGGATAATGTCATCTGCACGCCACATCTGCGGGCAGCGACAGTGGATGCCCAGATCAACGTAACGGTTCAGGCGGCCCGCCAAGTGATTGATTTTCTCACCAATGAAACCGTTCGCAACGCCTTGAACGTTCCATCCATCAGCATTGACCACCTTGAAGCCATGCGCCCCTATCTTGACATGGCGGAACGAATGGGACTGTTTCTCGCCCAACTATTGCATATGCCGTTTAATGCCATCACTATTGAATATAGCGGCGATCTCACCAGTCACCCGATGGAGCCGATGACAATGACGCTGCTCAAGGGCTTTCTCACTCCAATCATCGGCAACCGGATTAACTACGTCAACGCTCCCCATGTTGTACGGGAACGGGGAATAACTGTCACTGAAACGCGCAGAAATGTTGCCGACGGCTTCTCGAACATGATAGAGTTGATCGTTTCGGGAGAACAGGGAAGCCAATCGGTACGTGGCGCCATCTTTAACAACCGTGAGTGCCGCATTATCGGTGTGGATGATTATGCCATCGAGACGATTCCGACCGGACACCTTCTAGTGGTCCGTAACCTGGACCGCCCCGGCGTAATCGCCCTACTCGGACGCTTATTGGCAGAAGCTGAGGTCAACGTCGCGATGATGAATTTATCGCGACAGAAGTCTACCGGGGATGCCATGAGCCTGGTCACTGTGGATCAGAAGATCCCGGAGCAGGTCATGGAAGAATTGCGTCAACACAATAGCATTCTCTCCGCCGTTCAGATTGACCTCCCATAA
- a CDS encoding adenylosuccinate synthase: MANVVIVGAQWGDEGKGKVVDIYTENANAVVRYQGGNNAGHTLVVGDEKTVLHLIPSGILHKGKRCIIGNGVVLDPKVFIEEIEGLKKKGYMTDESQLIIDRNVHIIMPYHKKIDIARENKPGERRIGTTGRGIGPTYEDKVGRRGIRLSDLINPTVFAMKVKEFLPEKNFLLENFLKDSPLTEEEILEEYNAYGEILKKYVGNASLLLDDCRKQGQNILFEGAQGSLLDVDHGTYPYVTSSSTCAGGAAIGSGFGPRFINEVIGISKAYVTRVGEGPFPTELHGEMGETLRKAGSEFGATTGRPRRTGWFDAVALREAVRTNGLTGLAITKLDVLDELDSIKVCTAYSYQGELLEEFPQDANVLKECKPVYEEVEGWKCTISSATSYEELPDKVKNYLSKLEEITGCAVVLASVGPRRDQTIQLRNPFAG, from the coding sequence ATGGCAAATGTTGTAATCGTTGGTGCCCAATGGGGCGATGAAGGCAAAGGCAAAGTCGTTGACATCTATACGGAGAATGCCAATGCAGTCGTGCGCTACCAGGGTGGCAACAACGCTGGACATACTCTGGTTGTTGGTGATGAAAAAACCGTCCTCCACCTGATCCCCTCCGGCATCCTCCACAAAGGCAAACGCTGCATCATTGGTAATGGCGTCGTTCTCGATCCCAAGGTTTTCATCGAAGAGATCGAGGGATTGAAGAAAAAAGGCTACATGACGGACGAATCTCAACTGATCATCGACCGCAACGTCCATATTATCATGCCGTACCATAAGAAAATTGATATTGCGCGTGAAAACAAGCCGGGTGAGCGCCGCATCGGCACGACAGGCCGCGGCATTGGCCCCACCTACGAAGACAAGGTCGGTCGCCGTGGCATTCGCCTGTCCGACCTGATCAACCCGACAGTCTTTGCCATGAAGGTCAAGGAATTCCTTCCAGAGAAAAACTTTCTGCTGGAAAACTTCCTCAAGGATTCCCCGTTGACTGAAGAAGAGATTCTTGAGGAATACAATGCTTACGGAGAAATCCTGAAAAAATATGTTGGCAATGCCTCGCTATTGCTTGACGACTGCCGCAAACAGGGCCAGAACATCCTGTTTGAAGGAGCCCAGGGCAGCCTACTCGACGTTGACCACGGCACCTACCCGTATGTCACCTCCTCATCCACATGCGCTGGCGGAGCAGCAATCGGCAGCGGATTTGGCCCGCGCTTCATCAATGAGGTTATCGGCATCTCCAAAGCCTATGTTACCCGCGTTGGCGAAGGCCCGTTCCCGACGGAACTGCATGGCGAGATGGGCGAGACCCTGCGTAAAGCTGGGTCCGAATTCGGCGCAACAACCGGTCGCCCCCGTCGCACGGGTTGGTTTGACGCGGTGGCATTGCGCGAAGCGGTGCGCACCAACGGCCTGACTGGACTGGCCATCACCAAACTGGATGTTCTCGACGAGCTTGATTCCATCAAAGTCTGCACCGCGTATTCCTACCAGGGGGAACTGCTCGAAGAATTTCCCCAGGACGCCAATGTTCTCAAAGAGTGCAAACCGGTTTACGAAGAAGTTGAAGGATGGAAATGCACGATCAGCTCCGCCACAAGCTATGAAGAGCTGCCTGACAAGGTGAAAAACTACCTGAGTAAGCTCGAAGAAATTACCGGGTGTGCGGTTGTTCTTGCCTCGGTCGGCCCCCGCAGAGACCAGACCATTCAGCTGCGCAATCCGTTTGCCGGATAA
- a CDS encoding FeoA family protein, whose product MSSSIRLLNVHDKATITAVTAPGEMGRRLRDMGLVPGTEIEIIGRAPLKDPVALRLRGFTLTLRNNEADFIHVTKKDSN is encoded by the coding sequence ATGAGTTCATCTATCCGCCTGTTAAATGTTCACGATAAAGCAACCATCACCGCAGTAACCGCCCCGGGAGAGATGGGTCGTCGTCTGCGCGATATGGGATTGGTGCCCGGTACTGAAATTGAAATTATCGGACGCGCACCGCTGAAGGACCCTGTCGCCTTACGCTTACGCGGCTTCACTCTGACACTACGTAACAACGAGGCCGACTTTATCCATGTCACCAAGAAAGATTCCAACTGA
- a CDS encoding cold shock domain-containing protein gives MAQGSVKWFNDAKGFGFIEQDGGPDVFVHFSAIQGDGFKSLAEGDRVEFEITDGQKGPQAANVVKL, from the coding sequence ATGGCACAAGGTTCAGTAAAATGGTTCAATGACGCAAAAGGCTTTGGTTTCATTGAGCAAGACGGTGGTCCGGATGTATTTGTTCACTTCTCAGCGATCCAAGGCGATGGTTTCAAATCCCTTGCGGAAGGCGATCGCGTCGAATTCGAAATCACTGATGGCCAGAAAGGTCCTCAGGCAGCAAATGTTGTCAAGCTGTAA
- a CDS encoding 4Fe-4S binding protein encodes MAYEITKDCTSCGACEDSCPVEAICEDTDKYVIDADKCTDCGACADACPVGAIVEG; translated from the coding sequence ATGGCTTACGAAATCACTAAAGATTGCACCAGCTGCGGTGCATGTGAAGACAGCTGCCCGGTAGAGGCTATCTGCGAGGATACTGACAAGTACGTTATCGACGCTGACAAATGTACCGACTGTGGTGCCTGTGCTGATGCTTGCCCGGTAGGCGCAATCGTCGAAGGCTAA
- the hisZ gene encoding ATP phosphoribosyltransferase regulatory subunit has product MKPTATIEAMIPKGVKDFLPLNSVKIEHLKSCLHDVFKQWGFQPITPPSLEFLDVLEQGLGNDIKECTLRFDDRQSGKLLAFPPDITPQVARIFATRLKEAPLPQRLCYSCRVLRHTEEQAGKDREVFQSGVELIGHNGPQADAEMIAMALECFDRLAAPHYTIDIGQVEFYRGALNTLNLPPQDLCAVQQDILRKDSSSLKQHLETLKISDAQKDEILALPRLFGNRSILDQAASVATNDRSKRALDDLHSVLKTLEIYGVDQHITVDLGELRGLDYYTGITFQGFLSGYGQAVCLGGRYDNLTAGYGLQAPATGFAFNLLNLLFSMSDELSRTIQPATEILIHCCDNETAQAHSVARQLRAQGRSVCIDIPRTLEQAQTYAKKMNFTYLMTVTATSDQIEVKKLSDGQNTTISMAELTSGQIKL; this is encoded by the coding sequence ATGAAACCAACCGCAACCATTGAAGCAATGATCCCCAAGGGGGTAAAAGACTTTCTGCCCCTCAATTCCGTTAAGATTGAGCATCTTAAAAGCTGCCTGCACGACGTTTTCAAGCAATGGGGTTTCCAACCGATCACACCACCGTCTCTCGAATTTCTCGATGTTTTGGAACAGGGTCTCGGCAATGATATTAAAGAGTGCACGCTACGGTTTGATGACCGTCAGAGTGGAAAACTGCTGGCGTTCCCTCCTGATATCACACCACAGGTCGCGCGGATTTTCGCCACCCGACTCAAAGAAGCTCCGCTCCCGCAGCGTTTGTGCTATTCGTGCCGGGTATTGCGTCACACCGAAGAGCAGGCCGGAAAAGATCGGGAAGTTTTTCAATCCGGTGTTGAACTGATCGGCCATAACGGCCCTCAAGCAGATGCTGAAATGATCGCCATGGCGCTGGAATGCTTTGACCGTCTTGCCGCACCGCACTACACCATTGATATTGGTCAGGTTGAATTTTACCGCGGCGCGCTCAACACCCTCAACCTTCCCCCGCAGGACCTTTGCGCCGTTCAGCAGGATATTCTGCGCAAAGACAGTTCAAGCCTGAAGCAACATCTCGAAACGCTGAAAATCAGTGACGCACAAAAAGATGAAATCCTTGCCTTACCTCGTCTGTTTGGCAACCGCAGTATTCTGGATCAGGCAGCAAGCGTCGCTACCAACGATCGCTCAAAACGGGCTCTGGACGACCTGCACAGCGTTCTGAAAACACTGGAGATTTATGGTGTTGATCAGCACATTACCGTTGACTTAGGCGAACTGCGCGGTCTTGACTACTATACAGGCATCACGTTCCAAGGCTTTCTGAGTGGTTACGGTCAGGCGGTTTGCCTCGGTGGCCGCTACGACAACTTGACCGCGGGATATGGATTGCAAGCACCGGCAACCGGATTTGCGTTCAACCTGCTCAATCTGCTGTTTTCCATGTCTGACGAGTTGAGCCGAACTATCCAGCCGGCAACGGAAATCCTCATCCACTGCTGCGACAACGAAACAGCTCAAGCCCACAGCGTCGCACGCCAGTTAAGAGCCCAAGGCCGTTCGGTCTGTATCGACATCCCTCGGACGTTGGAACAAGCGCAAACATACGCCAAAAAAATGAACTTTACATATTTAATGACCGTTACAGCAACTTCGGACCAAATCGAAGTAAAAAAGCTGAGCGATGGCCAGAACACCACCATATCGATGGCCGAGCTGACCAGTGGTCAAATTAAGCTGTAG